The genomic DNA TATGAAGCGGgctagacaaaacaaaaacctataACTAACGAACTGTGTACAACGGGTGCAAGCGTTGCTGCAACGAAAACTATCCCAAACGCCCGCCCTCGCTTTCGGCTCGTAACTAACAAAGGGCACACAgtgaaacacaaacaaacgaaagaaacaaaacagaaaaccaaaGTGTACGTCATACTCAATGCAAGCAAATTGAGTAATGAAAATGAATCAACGGGCTTTTGCTCAACCGGAAAGCTGTATGAACTGTGTAACCGTGGCTCACTTACCTTCCCCGTTGGTGTGTTGGCGTAGGTGTCCGGAACTGTTCCACCAGCCGGCACGCCTGGAGCGTTCGATCCAATTCCACCCGTTCCTGGGCCCGCTGTACCGGCACCACCAACTATCGGAGGTGATGTGACGGAAAGCTGCGAAATGGCCGTCTGCCTTATGAGTTGCCCCGGTGAGACTGATCGCGCAATTCCGGTAGCTGTAGGTAGGAGAGGGAGTGATTAGACTTTTGGTAACGTAAATGAACTCAAataatacacaaacaaacagtaaACCTTAaaagaagcacacacaaaaactcatgcgaaattgttttataaattgcaattcaAAGCAGAATATGACAAAAAAACCAGGCAATGTAAAGTAAAACACACATCGATAATCACTCAAGATGCAAGCAAATGGTACGCTGAAGTACTAGAATGCACATTACTTGGTGCCGAAACGGGAACGCTCGATACGGTGGCAGTCGGTTGCACAACTTTCGTTGCCATGCTGCTAATCATTTGTCCCGGTATGCCTATGGTTCCTGCAGTGACTGTGAAAGAACACCGAAATAATCCGTTAACAGCCGTCTATAACCTCTGTCCCGCCAGAAAACGAACTCTTTTGCTCTGCGATATATGAATGGTTGAAGATGTTTCCTAATCATATATGCCTGTAACCAGCCCGTGCTATCGTAATGAACAGCTTGTGTGAATCAATCTGCTTACCGGTCGCTCCCGCCGATGATGGACTTGCTGCAGCACCGGTAGAAGAAACCCCACCAACCGGCGTACCACCGATCGATGGCCGCGACGGTACGAGACCGCCCGGTTTCGTGGGTAACTGTGGAGCAACTAGCGGATGTCGTATACCGGTTTGCTTGCGTAGCAATTCAATTTCCGCCTTCAGCTGCTGTATTTCTAGTTCCTGATCCTTTACCCTGCAAGAGTATAGAGTGTAGTATAGagaatattattaaaaaaaggattttactGGTACTGGCCGGGAAACGAAGCCCTAGCAGATCGTTAAAGAAAGGGAGCATTAAATCGATCCCAAAAAACTGgattaaataaacaattaaattCTTAAATATGGTCTATACCAAACATACATAATACAAAACGTATTATCTCTTCCACTTTGATTTATGCCAACGTAAGCTTCCGCAAGGTCAATATAACTTTTATCTCTCGCCCCTGCTTATTACACTGAACACTGAATAAGCGTGAGGCTGATAAGAATGCGGGGCACTAAATGCAAACAATCTCTCCCAAACTGTGTCGAAAGATCCGCCTGTCCGTTCCACTAAGTATCACCGGTGCCGTATACATACCGTTTTTCCTCCTTCGCCAAACTCTGGTGCAGCATTTTCCGCTCGATCTCAAACTGTAGCGCCTGCTTCTCCATTTCCGCCTCCATTCGGAGcgattttttgctttcctcctCCAATCCTTCGGCAATCGTGTCGACCCGCTGCTTTTCCTCGGACAGTATTTGAGCCAAATCTTCGCTCCGCTTCCGTTCCTCGATGTACTTGATGATGATCTTTTTACGctcggccagcagcagcagtacgatcTGCTTCTGGCGATTCTTTTCCGCCTCGAACTGTTCCTGCACCTTCTTCAGCTCGATCTCCAGCACCTTGTGCTGCTCCTTCTCGTGGTCCAGCTCTTGCTTCAGCCGGGACCGCTCAATCTCCAGCCCGTACGTAATGTCGTCACCCTGCGCCGTAGTGTGCTCGTGCTTTCGGCGCTCATCGTACAGCTCCTGCACTACCCGCTTATGGCGCTCTTCCGCATCCTTCAGCGCTTCGATCATTTTTGCCTGCGCTTGGCGTTGCTGCATTACTAGCGCGGCCAGCGAATCCATCTGTTCGCGCACCCCGCTACGCTGCTCGTTCATGAGCCGCATCTCGTGCTCGGAGTGGGCCGCCTGTATGGAGGACTGCCGGCTGGCTATGTTACCGCTAGCCGCCAGCTGGTCGCGAAACAGTGCCGCATGTGGATCGTTCAAGTTGGTCGATTTGCTGTACCGGGGTGTGGTTAGCAGCTGTTTAATCTTTTCCGTCTTGAGCACCGCAATCACGACGTCGCGGGCCTGCAGTTCGCCCTCGAGATAGCTGAGCAGCTTTAGCAGATCCGCTTTGCTAAAATCCATCTTTGGGTTACGCTAAAACGAGAGTGCAGACCAAAAATTTGTTAGAATGTATGTAATAATATCCCGaatattgaatttaatttcaaaaatCATAACTCCGTATCTGAAGATGGACAACACGGAACTCGCCACAATAAATGGCCccttaaaacattttaaagatTCCCATACATACAGCGGACCAGTTGCGTGGCACCATTCGCCAGTAGGTCCTGGGACAAACAGTTGACAAACAATGATCCCCAGATGTAAGCGGGGTTTGAACATTCGCAAACCGTTTGTCGTGTGCTTGGCGTAAGTAAATAAGCCCGGAACCCT from Anopheles stephensi strain Indian chromosome 2, UCI_ANSTEP_V1.0, whole genome shotgun sequence includes the following:
- the LOC118504209 gene encoding CTTNBP2 N-terminal-like protein isoform X1; translated protein: MAEVGTSSSGDGESAAPDKPKGTVKFSEADLAAIKQTSDTLKRNPKMDFSKADLLKLLSYLEGELQARDVVIAVLKTEKIKQLLTTPRYSKSTNLNDPHAALFRDQLAASGNIASRQSSIQAAHSEHEMRLMNEQRSGVREQMDSLAALVMQQRQAQAKMIEALKDAEERHKRVVQELYDERRKHEHTTAQGDDITYGLEIERSRLKQELDHEKEQHKVLEIELKKVQEQFEAEKNRQKQIVLLLLAERKKIIIKYIEERKRSEDLAQILSEEKQRVDTIAEGLEEESKKSLRMEAEMEKQALQFEIERKMLHQSLAKEEKRVKDQELEIQQLKAEIELLRKQTGIRHPLVAPQLPTKPGGLVPSRPSIGGTPVGGVSSTGAAASPSSAGATVTAGTIGIPGQMISSMATKVVQPTATVSSVPVSAPTTGIARSVSPGQLIRQTAISQLSVTSPPIVGGAGTAGPGTGGIGSNAPGVPAGGTVPDTYANTPTGKMASTGVRKAAGIAAATVITGGGGGAAAAPGTASPLTGSSTIKKTIMLPVGGRGVPPPIPPNKPQIPPKLSGVSAVAAVAAGAVSSRIPFLSNSGSSSSSSSSSGSSTGSISGGGNGSITTTPVSPVSSSIGSNALSSTATASNSSSAISSSNSVNSNSVLQSCPPNTNSTITTNTATSSNSTTMNINTSPPSSSTTNNAANNAPNALQQQHHTHPVPQLYTHHPHLVSHLAHAASAGGTPTAAAASAASAAATTTISPAQQQSAASTAPSATSVSSAAAGGSSEILTGCEGGIV
- the LOC118504209 gene encoding CTTNBP2 N-terminal-like protein isoform X2 translates to MAEVGTSSSGDGESAAPDKPKGTVKFSEADLAAIKQTSDTLKRNPKMDFSKADLLKLLSYLEGELQARDVVIAVLKTEKIKQLLTTPRYSKSTNLNDPHAALFRDQLAASGNIASRQSSIQAAHSEHEMRLMNEQRSGVREQMDSLAALVMQQRQAQAKMIEALKDAEERHKRVVQELYDERRKHEHTTAQGDDITYGLEIERSRLKQELDHEKEQHKVLEIELKKVQEQFEAEKNRQKQIVLLLLAERKKIIIKYIEERKRSEDLAQILSEEKQRVDTIAEGLEEESKKSLRMEAEMEKQALQFEIERKMLHQSLAKEEKRVKDQELEIQQLKAEIELLRKQTGIRHPLVAPQLPTKPGGLVPSRPSIGGTPVGGVSSTGAAASPSSAGATATGIARSVSPGQLIRQTAISQLSVTSPPIVGGAGTAGPGTGGIGSNAPGVPAGGTVPDTYANTPTGKMASTGVRKAAGIAAATVITGGGGGAAAAPGTASPLTGSSTIKKTIMLPVGGRGVPPPIPPNKPQIPPKLSGVSAVAAVAAGAVSSRIPFLSNSGSSSSSSSSSGSSTGSISGGGNGSITTTPVSPVSSSIGSNALSSTATASNSSSAISSSNSVNSNSVLQSCPPNTNSTITTNTATSSNSTTMNINTSPPSSSTTNNAANNAPNALQQQHHTHPVPQLYTHHPHLVSHLAHAASAGGTPTAAAASAASAAATTTISPAQQQSAASTAPSATSVSSAAAGGSSEILTGCEGGIV
- the LOC118504209 gene encoding CTTNBP2 N-terminal-like protein isoform X3, translated to MRNPKMDFSKADLLKLLSYLEGELQARDVVIAVLKTEKIKQLLTTPRYSKSTNLNDPHAALFRDQLAASGNIASRQSSIQAAHSEHEMRLMNEQRSGVREQMDSLAALVMQQRQAQAKMIEALKDAEERHKRVVQELYDERRKHEHTTAQGDDITYGLEIERSRLKQELDHEKEQHKVLEIELKKVQEQFEAEKNRQKQIVLLLLAERKKIIIKYIEERKRSEDLAQILSEEKQRVDTIAEGLEEESKKSLRMEAEMEKQALQFEIERKMLHQSLAKEEKRVKDQELEIQQLKAEIELLRKQTGIRHPLVAPQLPTKPGGLVPSRPSIGGTPVGGVSSTGAAASPSSAGATVTAGTIGIPGQMISSMATKVVQPTATVSSVPVSAPTTGIARSVSPGQLIRQTAISQLSVTSPPIVGGAGTAGPGTGGIGSNAPGVPAGGTVPDTYANTPTGKMASTGVRKAAGIAAATVITGGGGGAAAAPGTASPLTGSSTIKKTIMLPVGGRGVPPPIPPNKPQIPPKLSGVSAVAAVAAGAVSSRIPFLSNSGSSSSSSSSSGSSTGSISGGGNGSITTTPVSPVSSSIGSNALSSTATASNSSSAISSSNSVNSNSVLQSCPPNTNSTITTNTATSSNSTTMNINTSPPSSSTTNNAANNAPNALQQQHHTHPVPQLYTHHPHLVSHLAHAASAGGTPTAAAASAASAAATTTISPAQQQSAASTAPSATSVSSAAAGGSSEILTGCEGGIV